Proteins encoded by one window of Xyrauchen texanus isolate HMW12.3.18 chromosome 24, RBS_HiC_50CHRs, whole genome shotgun sequence:
- the tmx1 gene encoding thioredoxin-related transmembrane protein 1, with product MACAYTRREMTAGVCLFSALISACVMLQPSSAKPGNLRVITDGNWEDILTGEWMIEFFAPWCPACQQLQPVWNEFAEWSEDLGVNIAKVDVTEQPGLSGRFIITALPTIYHCKDGVFRQYQGVRSKNEFLSFIDEKKWQSIEPVSSWFGPSSFLMNVMSALFKLSMFIRHCHNYLTEQLGIPVWGSYGIFALATLCSGLTLGLVLVFTADFVFPSRRFTPDYYHKKQPAGQARLLQQSEDEQEADGEEEDDEDEYGGKAEEWRRVGSADALRRRGVDVPEEDT from the exons ATGGCGTGCGCATACACACGCAGAGAGATGACAGCCGGCGTGTGTTTGTTTTCTGCACTTATCTCCGCATGTGTGATGTTACAGCCCTCATCGGCCAAACCGGGCAATTTAAGGGTTATCACAGATGGAAACTGGGAGGACATCCTGACAGGGGAATGGATGATCGAGTT TTTTGCTCCATGGTGCCCAGCCTGCCAACAGCTCCAGCCCGTGTGGAATGAGTTTGCAGAATGGAGTGAAGATTTGGGGGTGAATATTGCCAAAGTGGATGTCACAGAGCAGCCAG GTTTGAGTGGGAGGTTTATCATCACAGCTCTGCCAACTATCTACCA CTGTAAAGACGGTGTATTTCGGCAGTATCAAGGAGTCCGATCTAAAAATGAGTTCCTGAGCTTCATTGATGAGAAGAAATGGCAGAGCATAGAGCCGGTCTCTTCCTGGTTTGGCCCTTCATCCTTCCT AATGAACGTGATGTCGGCCCTCTTTAAGTTATCCATGTTCATTCGG CATTGCCATAATTACTTAACAGAGCAGCTGGGCATCCCAGTGTGGGGCTCATATGGAATTTTTGCTCTTGCAACACTTTGCTCAGGATTGACCCTTGGATTG GTACTGGTTTTCACTGCAGATTTTGTGTTCCCATCTCGCCGGTTTACACCAGATTATTACCACA aAAAACAGCCTGCAGGACAGGCGCGTCTCCTGCAGCAGTCAGAGGATGAGCAGGAAGCAGACGGAGAggaagaggatgatgaagatgagtACGGAGGAAAGGCTGAAGAGTGGCGACGAGTGGGCAGTGCTGATGCTCTCAGGAGAAGAGGTGTGGATGTGCCAGAGGAGGATAcctag